One segment of Mycobacterium spongiae DNA contains the following:
- a CDS encoding DUF732 domain-containing protein translates to MFTRRFATSVAGTTLTAAALGLASLGFAGAANAGSVDDAFLAQLEEDGITPPSAARAISYAHAVCDALDEGHSSKAVISAVAKATGLSRKGAKTFSVDAASAYCPEYVTSS, encoded by the coding sequence ATGTTCACCCGTCGCTTCGCCACCTCGGTTGCCGGCACCACCCTCACCGCCGCCGCTCTCGGCCTGGCCAGTCTCGGCTTCGCCGGGGCCGCCAACGCAGGCAGCGTCGATGATGCGTTCCTCGCACAGCTGGAAGAGGACGGCATCACCCCGCCGAGCGCGGCGCGTGCCATCAGCTATGCACACGCCGTCTGCGACGCTCTCGATGAGGGCCACTCCAGCAAGGCAGTCATCAGCGCGGTCGCCAAAGCGACCGGCCTGAGCCGTAAGGGCGCCAAGACGTTCTCTGTCGACGCCGCGTCGGCCTACTGCCCGGAGTACGTGACCTCGAGCTAG
- a CDS encoding DUF732 domain-containing protein, translating to MFTRRFATSLAGTTLTAAALGLASLGFAATASATAVDDAFMALLHADGITPPSRARAISDAHAVCNALDEGHSSKAVIAAVAKATGLSRKGAKTFAVDAASAYCPEYVTSS from the coding sequence ATGTTCACTCGCCGTTTCGCCACCTCGCTGGCTGGGACTACTCTCACCGCCGCCGCTCTTGGCTTGGCCTCCCTGGGCTTCGCCGCGACCGCCAGTGCAACCGCTGTCGATGACGCGTTCATGGCCCTGCTGCATGCCGACGGGATCACACCGCCGAGCAGAGCGCGCGCCATCAGTGACGCGCACGCCGTGTGCAACGCCCTCGACGAGGGCCACTCGAGCAAGGCCGTCATCGCAGCGGTGGCCAAAGCGACCGGCCTGAGCCGCAAGGGCGCCAAAACATTCGCTGTTGATGCCGCGTCGGCCTACTGCCCGGAGTACGTGACCTCGAGCTAG